In Chitinophaga nivalis, a single genomic region encodes these proteins:
- a CDS encoding IS1595 family transposase: MKNKYLKGAHLSERKFKEILRLFADDLTATQIANISGVSRVTINSYLKKLRHQIARYCETQHPVPAPVVAYDNRHSEPFTDHDSGTLVAVKPEVDRIIKPVIFGICRSADRLHTEILPDVSRSMIHAATRGRSVLETVGVSERLRKYNGVVDLGQYRLYRLGSQSSDTHQMDDVDAFWGLTKHRLAKFKGLNRNTAYLHLKECEYRFNHRNEDLYLVLLELLKVYPLTLS, encoded by the coding sequence ATGAAAAACAAGTACTTAAAGGGCGCTCATTTATCTGAGCGCAAATTTAAGGAGATCCTGCGGCTGTTCGCCGATGATCTCACTGCGACCCAGATAGCGAATATCAGCGGTGTAAGCAGGGTAACTATTAACAGCTACCTGAAAAAGCTTCGACACCAGATAGCCCGTTACTGCGAAACGCAGCATCCTGTGCCAGCTCCTGTCGTTGCCTACGACAATCGGCACAGTGAGCCTTTTACAGACCACGACAGCGGTACGCTGGTGGCTGTAAAACCGGAAGTAGACCGGATTATTAAGCCAGTTATTTTTGGCATCTGCAGATCTGCTGACCGGTTACACACCGAAATTTTACCAGATGTAAGTCGTTCCATGATTCATGCCGCCACCCGGGGTCGTTCCGTATTGGAGACTGTGGGGGTATCGGAACGTTTACGGAAGTACAATGGGGTGGTGGACCTGGGACAGTACCGGTTGTACCGTTTGGGCAGCCAGTCGTCTGATACCCATCAGATGGATGATGTAGATGCTTTCTGGGGGCTTACAAAGCACCGGCTGGCTAAATTCAAGGGGCTGAACCGCAACACGGCTTACCTGCATTTGAAAGAATGCGAGTACAGGTTTAATCACCGTAATGAAGACCTTTACCTGGTATTGCTGGAATTGTTGAAGGTGTACCCGCTCACCCTTTCCTGA
- a CDS encoding efflux RND transporter permease subunit — protein sequence MWQRLAGFVLKYRLSLLVLLLISTGVMAYFASKVQMSYDYVATIPHDNPRYLEFQEFKNKFGADGNTLVLGVQTDKFFQEDFFRDYVQLNKDIKEVSAVENIMSVPMAVNLVKNDSTQKLEAGLLFKGNLESQATIDSLAGIFNRLPFYKGLLFNPDTHAYLMAIYVNKDVFNSPKRTAVVAQITKLAKAFEEKHHTEVRLSGLPLIRTVMAVKVADELKLFLKISFLLTGLILFLFFRSLGAVLMSMIVVAIGVVWSVATIVLMGYKITLLTGLIPSLIVVIGIPNCVYFLSKYHTEYAKHGNKTRALVRMIQRMGIVTLFTNITAAIGFGVFCFTNSAILKEFGVVAGLNIMFIFLISFIFLPSVLSYLPAPKTKHTSHAGDGFFGKMLDFLTMLVFKYRPWVYGVSVVLLVLAIVGMGRLKSVGYMLDDIPKTDKLFTDLKFFEKNFKGVMPLEIAVDTKRKNGVINLQTLNKLDELTALISAQPDFGRPLSVVEGIKFAKQAYYNGDSSNYAVPNQFDLGFLAPYLRMKGAGSAPATSTFSKLVSSYMDSTKQVARLSVNMKDVGSQRLPVLMDSLRPKVTAIFDTAHYKVTFTGTSVIFQEGTRFIINGLTESILLAFVLIMGCMLYLFRSWRMLLISLIPNIIPLVVTAGVMGWLGVALKPSTVLVFSVALGIAIDVTIRFLVNFKQELPRHGDDISATVKQTIHETGLSIIYTSLILFAGFMIFSFSGFGGTKALGWLTSLTLIVAMITNLTILPALLLWMEKALLKKAKKKELWNTLDEEEDIEIAKLGISDKE from the coding sequence ATGTGGCAACGTTTAGCCGGCTTTGTGCTAAAATACCGATTATCACTTCTTGTTCTATTGCTCATCAGTACGGGAGTAATGGCATACTTTGCCAGTAAGGTACAGATGTCTTACGACTATGTGGCTACCATACCGCATGACAACCCCAGATATCTTGAATTCCAGGAGTTTAAGAACAAGTTTGGTGCAGATGGTAACACGCTGGTGCTGGGTGTACAGACCGATAAATTTTTCCAGGAAGATTTTTTCCGTGATTATGTGCAGCTGAATAAAGATATCAAAGAGGTATCTGCTGTAGAAAATATCATGAGTGTGCCGATGGCCGTGAATCTGGTGAAGAATGACAGTACACAGAAACTGGAAGCCGGATTGCTGTTCAAGGGGAACCTGGAGAGCCAGGCCACCATCGACAGTTTAGCCGGTATTTTTAACCGGCTTCCTTTTTACAAAGGGTTGCTGTTCAACCCGGATACCCATGCTTACCTGATGGCTATCTATGTAAACAAGGATGTTTTTAATTCTCCCAAACGTACTGCTGTTGTAGCGCAGATTACCAAACTGGCGAAAGCATTTGAAGAAAAACACCATACAGAAGTAAGACTGAGCGGATTGCCGCTTATTCGTACAGTCATGGCCGTTAAGGTGGCTGATGAGTTGAAATTGTTCCTGAAAATATCTTTCCTGTTAACCGGATTGATATTATTCCTTTTCTTCCGTTCCCTGGGCGCCGTATTGATGTCCATGATCGTAGTGGCTATTGGCGTGGTATGGTCGGTGGCTACCATCGTATTGATGGGGTATAAAATTACATTGCTGACGGGGCTTATCCCTTCTTTAATAGTCGTGATTGGTATTCCCAACTGTGTGTACTTCCTCAGTAAATACCATACGGAATACGCGAAGCACGGTAATAAAACCAGGGCACTGGTACGTATGATACAACGGATGGGGATCGTAACCCTGTTTACCAATATCACCGCTGCCATTGGTTTTGGTGTGTTTTGTTTTACCAATAGTGCTATCCTGAAAGAATTTGGTGTAGTAGCAGGGTTGAACATTATGTTCATCTTCCTGATCTCCTTCATCTTTTTGCCTTCTGTATTGAGTTATTTACCGGCACCTAAAACCAAACATACCTCCCATGCAGGTGATGGTTTCTTTGGGAAGATGCTGGATTTCCTGACGATGCTGGTATTTAAATACCGGCCGTGGGTATATGGTGTGAGTGTAGTGTTGCTGGTACTGGCGATTGTAGGTATGGGCCGCTTGAAGTCTGTTGGTTACATGCTGGACGATATTCCGAAAACAGATAAGCTGTTTACGGACCTAAAATTCTTTGAGAAGAATTTTAAAGGCGTAATGCCGCTGGAAATAGCGGTGGATACCAAAAGAAAGAATGGTGTTATCAACCTGCAAACGTTGAATAAGCTGGATGAACTGACGGCGCTGATCAGTGCGCAGCCTGATTTTGGTCGTCCTTTATCGGTAGTGGAAGGTATTAAATTTGCCAAGCAGGCTTACTATAACGGAGACAGCTCCAATTATGCGGTGCCCAACCAGTTTGACCTGGGATTCCTGGCGCCTTATCTGCGGATGAAGGGGGCAGGCAGTGCGCCGGCTACTTCTACCTTCTCCAAGCTGGTATCTTCTTATATGGATAGTACCAAACAGGTAGCACGGTTGAGTGTAAATATGAAAGATGTGGGATCACAGCGCCTGCCGGTACTGATGGATTCATTGCGACCTAAAGTGACGGCCATATTCGATACCGCCCATTATAAGGTAACCTTTACCGGTACCAGTGTGATATTCCAGGAAGGAACCCGGTTTATTATCAATGGGCTTACAGAGAGTATTCTGCTGGCATTTGTGCTGATCATGGGTTGTATGCTGTACCTGTTCCGTTCCTGGAGGATGCTGCTGATTTCTTTGATTCCGAATATTATACCGCTGGTAGTTACTGCCGGTGTAATGGGATGGCTGGGTGTAGCTTTAAAGCCATCTACAGTATTGGTATTCAGTGTAGCGCTTGGGATAGCCATTGACGTTACCATCCGTTTCCTGGTGAACTTTAAACAGGAATTGCCGCGGCATGGGGATGATATCAGTGCTACGGTGAAACAAACCATTCATGAAACCGGATTGAGTATTATTTATACTTCCCTGATTCTGTTTGCCGGATTTATGATTTTCAGTTTTTCCGGATTCGGTGGTACCAAAGCATTGGGTTGGTTAACTTCCCTTACTTTGATCGTAGCCATGATTACCAACCTGACGATTCTGCCGGCGTTGCTGTTATGGATGGAGAAGGCGTTGCTGAAGAAGGCGAAGAAGAAAGAGCTGTGGAATACATTGGATGAAGAAGAAGATATAGAGATCGCTAAATTAGGTATCAGCGATAAAGAATAG
- a CDS encoding SusC/RagA family TonB-linked outer membrane protein, giving the protein MKKALLLWLFILSSGVTAVAQTKTVSGKVSDAKDGSALPGVTVVIKGTTKGVFTIGDGSYKIPNVTNDAVLVFSFVGYLSKEVAVGAGNVINIALEADKKQLGEIVVTAVGIKRNEKQLGYSLTQVKPDDILQKSEPDMLKGLQGKVAGVDIRTSQGTPGASTRINVRGNTSFFGNNEPLIIVDGIPYNNDQVTTSSQTSGGGAYSSGLSSLDPNDIASMSVLKGAAAAALYGSRASNGAVVITTKSGSAARSKKGLEVTYSSSYAMEKVAGLPSYQNDFGAGSRFRYANANGSWGPKFGSIDSVPAWPDYVNAFPGLFPSGKMAYRPYPNNVKDLFRTGSLFENSVSANGGDEKTSISTTASYLSQDGYVPSSSFNRANISVGGQTKLDMGLTISANFSYSRSNQVGGVFGENQVEGSASSFARNLFLARNWNIAGLPTTDANGHPVSPLTDQFDNPLWSFGHNTVKTNTDRYVAGIKFAYSVKDWLNLSYQIGTNTNTLFRREVTDIGSRAAEGLGRIVEDNYQFQEIESNLLAIITPKLKNRDFDFKAIVGHNVNQRTTRDQIVLGNEIVSPGIYTIGNIKTLLPNLSTFSQRRLWGIFADLELAYKQFAFLTVTGRNDWSSTLPTNNRSYFYPSVSGSFIFTQAFGMESHVLNFGKIRASWAKVGRDADPYSLQNIFRLNNPIMGVSGVVQSPTANNPELKPEFTQDVEVGTTLEFFDRRIALDFAWYSRSSTNQIAPITLPASSGFTQYYENFGKISNKGIEIDLNVVPIKTKDFTWNLHWVFTKNVSEVVSLLPGVTRIPLSNVLNTMSPYLEPGKPFGYLRGTVDYRDEEGNLLINPTTGLLIRNPEQQMVGDPNPDFKTGINTSFNYKGFFLNALFDLTKGGDMYSVTNSSLLGRGVTKDTRNRETGYVIPGYYGDPNTGLPLRDARGNKIPNTTNVSMFEMYFGESFGINSATEWNVYDATVYTFRELTLGYDFPKTLFKRTPIGGLTVTLTGRNLWYVAPNFPKYSNFNPETNSFGNSTTQGIELSSAPTTRRYGINLKVSF; this is encoded by the coding sequence ATGAAAAAAGCGCTACTCCTATGGCTGTTTATTCTCAGCAGCGGTGTAACCGCAGTAGCCCAAACAAAGACCGTCAGCGGCAAAGTAAGCGATGCAAAAGACGGATCTGCGCTTCCCGGTGTAACAGTCGTGATTAAAGGAACTACGAAAGGTGTTTTCACCATCGGTGATGGTAGCTACAAAATACCCAATGTTACCAACGATGCGGTACTGGTATTCTCTTTCGTGGGGTACCTGAGCAAAGAGGTGGCAGTAGGTGCCGGCAATGTGATAAACATTGCCCTGGAAGCCGATAAAAAACAACTGGGCGAAATAGTGGTGACGGCAGTAGGTATCAAACGAAATGAAAAACAACTCGGCTACTCCCTCACACAGGTAAAACCAGATGACATTCTGCAAAAATCGGAACCTGACATGCTGAAAGGGCTGCAGGGAAAGGTAGCGGGGGTAGATATACGTACTTCTCAGGGTACGCCCGGTGCTTCCACGCGTATCAATGTCCGGGGTAATACTTCCTTCTTTGGCAACAATGAACCGCTGATTATTGTGGATGGTATCCCCTATAACAACGACCAGGTAACTACTTCCAGCCAGACATCCGGTGGCGGTGCCTATTCCAGTGGTTTGTCTTCCCTCGATCCTAATGATATTGCTTCCATGTCGGTGCTGAAAGGCGCCGCCGCTGCTGCGTTATATGGTTCCAGGGCTTCCAACGGTGCTGTGGTGATTACCACTAAGTCAGGTAGCGCAGCCCGCTCTAAAAAAGGCCTGGAAGTGACCTACTCTTCTTCCTATGCGATGGAAAAGGTAGCAGGTCTGCCAAGCTATCAGAATGATTTCGGAGCTGGTAGCCGGTTCAGATATGCCAATGCCAATGGCTCCTGGGGGCCTAAGTTTGGGTCTATTGATTCGGTGCCCGCCTGGCCGGATTATGTGAATGCGTTCCCGGGGCTTTTCCCTTCTGGAAAAATGGCTTACCGGCCCTATCCCAATAACGTAAAAGATCTTTTCAGAACAGGATCGCTGTTCGAAAACTCCGTTTCTGCCAATGGCGGCGATGAAAAAACGTCTATCAGTACCACGGCTTCGTACCTGTCGCAAGACGGTTATGTGCCTTCCTCCAGTTTCAACCGCGCCAATATCAGCGTGGGTGGACAAACCAAACTGGATATGGGTTTAACGATCAGCGCGAACTTTTCCTATTCCCGGTCCAACCAGGTGGGAGGCGTGTTTGGGGAGAACCAGGTAGAAGGTTCTGCCTCTTCATTTGCCCGTAACCTCTTCCTGGCCAGAAACTGGAATATTGCCGGATTGCCGACTACCGATGCAAACGGACATCCGGTATCGCCCCTCACCGACCAGTTTGACAACCCATTATGGTCTTTTGGGCACAATACCGTTAAAACCAATACAGACCGTTATGTGGCGGGTATTAAATTCGCCTATAGCGTGAAGGACTGGCTGAACCTCTCCTATCAGATAGGAACCAATACCAATACCCTTTTCAGAAGAGAGGTAACCGATATAGGTTCGCGTGCGGCAGAAGGACTCGGCCGCATCGTGGAAGATAACTATCAGTTCCAGGAAATTGAGTCCAACCTGCTGGCCATCATCACGCCAAAACTAAAGAACCGTGATTTTGATTTCAAGGCGATTGTAGGGCATAACGTGAACCAACGTACGACTCGCGACCAGATTGTACTGGGTAACGAAATTGTATCGCCGGGTATTTATACGATCGGTAATATCAAAACGTTGCTACCCAACCTGAGCACCTTTTCCCAGCGCCGTTTGTGGGGTATCTTCGCCGATCTGGAACTGGCTTACAAACAGTTTGCTTTCTTAACCGTTACCGGCAGAAATGACTGGTCTTCTACCCTGCCTACCAATAACCGGAGCTATTTCTATCCCAGTGTATCCGGCTCCTTTATATTTACGCAGGCCTTCGGTATGGAAAGCCATGTGCTGAATTTCGGTAAAATAAGGGCCAGCTGGGCGAAAGTAGGACGTGATGCAGACCCATATTCCCTGCAGAACATTTTCCGCCTGAATAACCCTATTATGGGCGTTTCCGGGGTAGTGCAATCACCCACAGCCAACAACCCGGAATTAAAACCGGAATTTACGCAGGATGTGGAAGTAGGTACAACCCTCGAATTCTTCGACAGAAGAATTGCCCTGGACTTCGCGTGGTATAGCAGAAGTTCCACGAATCAGATTGCGCCGATTACCTTACCTGCTTCTTCCGGATTTACCCAGTATTATGAAAACTTTGGTAAGATATCCAACAAGGGAATTGAAATAGATCTGAACGTAGTGCCCATCAAAACAAAGGATTTTACCTGGAACCTGCACTGGGTATTTACCAAAAATGTAAGTGAAGTGGTGTCTTTGTTGCCCGGCGTAACGCGTATTCCGTTGAGTAATGTACTGAACACCATGTCGCCTTACCTGGAACCCGGTAAACCTTTCGGCTACCTGAGAGGTACCGTGGACTACCGCGATGAAGAAGGTAACCTGCTCATCAATCCTACCACAGGGCTGCTGATCAGGAATCCGGAACAACAGATGGTCGGCGATCCCAATCCTGATTTTAAAACAGGTATCAACACCTCCTTCAACTATAAGGGATTTTTCCTGAATGCATTGTTTGATCTGACGAAGGGTGGCGATATGTACTCCGTTACCAACAGTTCCCTGCTGGGACGTGGGGTGACCAAAGACACCAGAAACCGGGAAACCGGTTATGTGATTCCCGGATATTATGGTGATCCCAATACAGGGCTGCCCCTTCGAGATGCCAGAGGTAATAAAATTCCCAACACCACCAATGTCAGTATGTTTGAAATGTATTTCGGAGAATCCTTTGGTATCAACTCCGCTACGGAATGGAACGTATACGACGCGACGGTATATACTTTCCGCGAATTGACACTGGGATATGATTTTCCTAAAACTCTCTTCAAGAGAACGCCGATAGGTGGATTAACCGTCACTCTTACCGGTCGTAATTTATGGTACGTAGCACCTAATTTTCCCAAGTACAGCAACTTTAATCCGGAAACCAACAGCTTCGGTAATTCTACTACACAGGGTATAGAACTGTCTTCTGCTCCTACTACCCGTCGTTATGGTATCAACCTGAAAGTGAGTTTCTAA
- a CDS encoding RagB/SusD family nutrient uptake outer membrane protein: MTKSKISILALASLGVLSFNSCKKLDQQPADSKEGNVVINEQNVRILTNGIYERLQALEYYGRDFLVLNDVGGDNVKVISGGSGRFKTEFTYTATPTGVTSQPNTWLNAYRAINQANIVISKLPSNDNTKPYQGEAYFLRALAQFDVARRYCRIPASNAGKAILDQPNSGIPIVTEVPDGPIGIKPGRATLKATYDAIISDLLKARDLAPESAAGTSKVFRGNKDAATALLSRVYLYMAKYEDVITESSKLISRYKLYEANELVAAYQKNDATPEDIFSLKFTINDNRSTNNFGYIYVPKAVGGYGDVRLQDAFVATIPASDARLAFVKNLGSNYLMKWEGNKSINMLGLADVKILRISEVLLNRAEAYAQTGKLTEAVADINALRAKRGLPEFKSNDDKAINAEIEYERSVELMGEGHRMFDIFRHNGERIVRDKDALTAAKIVADDYRAIYPIPQTEIDANPKIVQNPKYQTN, encoded by the coding sequence ATGACAAAGTCAAAAATTTCTATACTGGCGCTGGCTTCCTTAGGAGTACTTTCATTTAACTCCTGTAAAAAGCTGGACCAACAACCTGCCGATTCAAAGGAAGGAAATGTGGTGATCAATGAACAGAATGTACGTATACTGACCAACGGTATTTACGAGCGTTTACAGGCATTGGAATATTATGGCCGTGATTTTCTGGTCCTGAATGATGTTGGTGGTGATAATGTGAAAGTAATCAGTGGTGGTTCCGGCAGATTCAAAACGGAGTTTACCTATACCGCTACGCCTACAGGTGTTACTTCACAGCCCAATACCTGGCTGAATGCTTACCGGGCTATTAACCAGGCGAACATTGTGATCAGCAAGCTGCCCTCCAATGACAACACCAAACCTTATCAGGGAGAAGCTTACTTTCTGCGTGCACTGGCCCAGTTTGACGTGGCCAGAAGATATTGCCGGATTCCTGCCAGCAATGCAGGAAAAGCGATCCTGGATCAGCCTAATAGCGGTATTCCTATCGTAACAGAAGTGCCGGATGGTCCGATTGGTATCAAACCAGGCAGAGCTACACTGAAAGCTACCTATGATGCGATCATTAGTGATCTGTTAAAAGCCCGTGACCTGGCGCCGGAATCAGCTGCAGGAACCAGCAAGGTATTCCGTGGTAATAAAGATGCTGCTACTGCATTGCTTTCCCGCGTATACCTGTACATGGCTAAATACGAGGATGTTATTACAGAATCATCCAAATTGATTAGCAGATACAAACTGTATGAAGCCAATGAACTGGTAGCAGCCTATCAGAAAAATGATGCGACACCAGAGGATATTTTCAGCCTGAAATTTACCATCAATGATAACCGCAGTACCAATAACTTCGGATATATCTATGTCCCTAAAGCAGTGGGTGGTTATGGTGATGTGAGACTGCAGGATGCTTTTGTGGCAACTATCCCGGCAAGTGATGCCCGGTTGGCTTTTGTGAAAAATTTAGGTAGTAACTATCTGATGAAATGGGAAGGCAATAAATCCATCAATATGCTGGGTCTGGCCGACGTGAAAATTCTGAGAATCAGTGAAGTATTACTGAATCGTGCAGAGGCTTACGCGCAAACCGGTAAATTAACCGAAGCAGTTGCTGATATCAATGCCCTGCGCGCAAAACGCGGCCTGCCTGAATTTAAAAGCAACGATGACAAAGCCATTAACGCAGAGATTGAATATGAGCGCAGCGTAGAGCTGATGGGTGAAGGTCATCGTATGTTTGATATTTTCAGACATAACGGCGAACGTATTGTACGTGATAAAGATGCCTTAACAGCAGCTAAGATCGTTGCAGACGACTACCGCGCTATCTATCCGATTCCGCAGACAGAAATCGATGCGAATCCGAAGATTGTACAGAATCCAAAGTATCAGACGAACTAA
- a CDS encoding SusC/RagA family TonB-linked outer membrane protein gives MRKVLFLLLSVLLLGGQVFAQSRTVTGKVTDAGDGTAIPGANIQIKGTTKGVTTNPDGTFSVQVADNATLLVSFIGYDAKEVAVGTNATLNIKLKVDSKNLEEVIVTGYTIEKKKSSTIAASTVSGAKINNVALPDVNQMLQGNAPGISVSTNSGQPGAKTEVRVRGVGSISASNAPIYVLDGIIMSSGDFTQNTPTQDVISSLNPADIENITILKDAAATALYGSRGSNGVIVITTKSGKKGQSKINFSGKYGFQNLAKKIPMMNSRELLDYQRLAMRNAIDPGTGTPVFTEQDVKNARPDYLANYDTDWGKEAFRTGRTQNYAISGSGGNEKTQFYASGEYFKQEGILIGSSFSRYAGRLNVDHKFSDKLDLSAKMSGSYSDQYNANNGATYTSPLLGAMSNVPFIPARDANGDIYNGYLPGQPGMDDWAPLSSIPRTLRPVLTGGNFLHAVENNYGRNNNTTMNMNLALGYNIIEGLRLVVKGNAELTNIREKQWRGPNTYDGRIYNGLLQNYSTNFGLYTTQQLLTYTTTFNKDHGLSVLVGNEYSFQNRVYSGAAKKGFSDNSLQVPSVGANMQSIIGNEYSYAFHGMLAKVDYDYKSKYFVSGSFRRDGSSRFPKDSRYGNFYSGALAWRVTEEEFAKSITWLNDLKVRTSYGIMGNAEGLGDYPFAQLYGFTGTYNDEPAPVAIQPANPRLSWEKQNLFDVGVDFSVFGRRLYGSLGFYDKRSSALLMELPLSMTTGFPTINYNVGRMMNQGFEIAIGGIPVKTKDFQWTTDLNFATLKNKVLALGEGQQFISQKRQRIEVGREFGTWYMPIWAGVDPIDGAAMWETADGKTTKNYAEAPRKYAGSALPKITGGFTNKLTYKDFDLSLLITFSWGNKAYNVSRIDLESDGLNTAGNVAKDAMKDRWQQKGDIASKPKLMWNVDTQSESLSSRWLEDVSYARIRNLTVGYTLPKNALERVKMQQVRVFLQAENLFTLTSYKGWDPDINTNPIAPTAVTSPGNNGGDDFFRYPTSRIFTIGVNVGF, from the coding sequence ATGAGGAAAGTTTTATTTCTCCTCTTGTCCGTGCTATTGCTGGGCGGACAGGTCTTTGCGCAAAGCCGCACTGTAACGGGGAAAGTGACCGATGCCGGTGACGGCACGGCCATCCCTGGTGCCAACATCCAGATCAAAGGCACTACCAAGGGCGTTACCACCAACCCGGACGGAACTTTCAGTGTACAGGTAGCAGACAATGCTACGCTCCTGGTATCCTTTATTGGTTATGATGCCAAAGAAGTGGCAGTAGGTACCAACGCTACCTTAAACATTAAACTGAAGGTAGATTCCAAAAACCTGGAAGAAGTAATCGTTACCGGTTATACCATTGAAAAGAAGAAAAGCTCCACCATTGCTGCTTCTACTGTTTCCGGTGCAAAGATCAACAACGTGGCTTTACCGGATGTAAACCAGATGCTGCAGGGTAATGCTCCTGGTATCTCTGTTTCTACCAACTCTGGTCAGCCAGGTGCTAAAACAGAAGTACGTGTGAGAGGGGTAGGATCTATTTCTGCCAGCAACGCACCTATCTATGTATTGGACGGTATCATTATGTCTTCTGGTGACTTTACCCAGAATACCCCTACCCAGGATGTGATTTCCAGCCTGAACCCGGCAGATATCGAGAACATCACCATCCTGAAAGATGCAGCTGCTACTGCGCTGTATGGTTCAAGAGGTTCTAACGGTGTAATCGTTATTACTACCAAAAGCGGTAAAAAAGGACAAAGCAAAATCAACTTCTCCGGTAAATACGGTTTCCAGAATCTGGCGAAAAAAATCCCGATGATGAACTCCCGTGAGTTACTGGATTATCAGCGGCTGGCTATGCGTAATGCGATTGATCCAGGAACCGGTACGCCTGTATTTACTGAGCAGGATGTGAAAAACGCCCGCCCGGATTATCTGGCAAACTACGATACAGACTGGGGTAAAGAAGCTTTCCGTACCGGTAGAACGCAGAATTATGCTATTTCCGGAAGCGGTGGTAATGAAAAAACGCAGTTCTACGCTTCAGGTGAATATTTCAAACAGGAAGGTATCCTGATCGGTAGTAGCTTCTCCCGTTATGCCGGCCGTTTGAACGTAGACCATAAATTCTCTGATAAACTGGATCTGAGCGCTAAAATGAGCGGTTCCTATTCTGATCAGTACAACGCCAATAACGGTGCTACCTATACGTCTCCTTTGCTGGGTGCCATGAGTAACGTACCGTTTATTCCTGCCCGTGATGCCAATGGTGATATATACAATGGTTACCTGCCCGGCCAGCCAGGTATGGATGACTGGGCCCCGCTGTCTTCTATTCCAAGAACATTAAGACCAGTATTAACCGGTGGTAACTTCCTGCACGCAGTGGAAAACAACTACGGCAGAAACAATAACACCACGATGAATATGAACCTGGCATTGGGTTACAATATCATTGAAGGTTTACGCCTGGTTGTGAAAGGAAATGCGGAACTCACCAACATCCGTGAAAAACAATGGAGAGGCCCGAATACCTACGATGGCCGTATCTACAACGGTCTGTTACAGAACTACAGCACCAACTTCGGTCTGTATACCACACAGCAATTACTGACTTACACCACCACTTTCAATAAAGACCATGGTCTGAGCGTGCTGGTAGGGAATGAATATTCCTTCCAGAACCGTGTTTACAGCGGTGCTGCCAAAAAAGGATTTTCTGACAACTCCCTGCAGGTGCCTTCCGTAGGTGCCAACATGCAGAGCATCATTGGTAACGAGTATAGCTATGCTTTCCACGGTATGCTGGCAAAAGTTGACTACGACTATAAATCCAAATACTTTGTAAGCGGTAGCTTCAGAAGAGATGGTTCTTCCCGTTTCCCTAAAGACAGCCGTTATGGTAACTTCTACTCCGGTGCACTCGCATGGCGCGTGACAGAAGAGGAATTTGCCAAATCCATTACCTGGTTAAATGACCTGAAAGTACGTACCAGCTACGGTATCATGGGTAACGCAGAAGGCCTGGGTGACTATCCTTTTGCTCAGCTGTATGGCTTTACCGGTACTTACAATGATGAACCGGCGCCTGTTGCCATTCAGCCTGCGAATCCACGCTTAAGCTGGGAAAAACAGAACCTGTTTGACGTAGGTGTTGATTTCAGTGTGTTTGGCAGACGTTTATACGGATCATTGGGCTTCTATGACAAACGCTCTTCTGCGTTGTTAATGGAGTTACCATTATCCATGACTACTGGTTTCCCTACCATCAACTACAACGTTGGTCGTATGATGAACCAGGGTTTTGAAATTGCGATTGGTGGTATTCCGGTTAAAACCAAAGACTTCCAGTGGACGACCGACCTGAACTTTGCTACGCTGAAAAACAAAGTACTGGCCCTGGGTGAAGGACAACAGTTCATTTCCCAGAAAAGACAACGTATTGAAGTAGGACGTGAGTTTGGTACCTGGTACATGCCTATCTGGGCGGGTGTAGATCCGATAGATGGTGCTGCTATGTGGGAAACTGCTGATGGCAAGACTACCAAAAACTACGCAGAAGCTCCCCGGAAATATGCCGGTAGCGCACTGCCGAAAATCACCGGTGGTTTCACCAACAAACTGACTTACAAAGATTTTGATTTGTCCTTACTGATCACTTTCAGCTGGGGGAACAAAGCTTACAACGTAAGCCGTATTGACCTGGAAAGCGATGGTCTGAATACTGCAGGTAATGTTGCTAAAGACGCGATGAAAGACAGGTGGCAGCAGAAAGGCGATATCGCCTCCAAGCCTAAACTGATGTGGAATGTGGATACGCAATCTGAATCACTGTCTTCCCGCTGGTTGGAAGATGTTTCCTACGCCAGAATCAGAAACCTGACGGTAGGTTATACTTTGCCTAAAAATGCACTGGAAAGAGTGAAAATGCAACAGGTGAGAGTGTTCCTGCAGGCAGAAAACCTGTTTACGCTGACCAGCTATAAAGGATGGGATCCGGATATCAACACCAACCCGATTGCTCCTACCGCGGTGACTTCACCTGGTAACAACGGTGGTGATGATTTCTTCCGCTACCCAACTTCCCGCATATTCACTATTGGTGTAAACGTAGGTTTCTAA